A stretch of DNA from Mustelus asterias unplaced genomic scaffold, sMusAst1.hap1.1 HAP1_SCAFFOLD_819, whole genome shotgun sequence:
tggccgagttgcaagagtaggtaccgtgtacctggtggatggtgttctcacgtgagatgatggcatccgtttcgatgatccggcacgtcttgcagaggttgctgtggcagggttgtgtggtgtcgtggtcactgttctcctgaaggctgggtagtttgctgcggacaatggtctgtttgaggttgtttgaaggcaagaagtgggggtgtggggatggccttggcgagatgtttgtcttcatcaatgacatgttgaaggctccggaggagatgtcgtagcttctccgctccggggaagtactggacgacgaagggtactctgtccaccgtgtcccgtgtttgtcttctgaggaggtcggtgcggtttttcgccgtggcgcgtcggaactgtcgatcgatgagtcgagcaccatatcctgttcttatgagggcatctttgttattttggacagggaatagagctTGTGTTGCcttttgtactgtactcatgtctgcttgtcATTTATGCTGGTTGGAAGCAAAAAACTTCCCCTgacactggcatggatagaggattggctgacagacagaaggcagagagtggggataagggggtccttcTCAGGatggcactgtgacacccggattgcttctctgagtggaggcctgtgactagtggtgtgccgcagggatcggtgttgggtccattgttgtttgtcatctatatcaatgatctggatgataatgtggtcaattggatcagcaagtttgctgatgatacaaagattggaggtgcagtggacagtgaggaaggttttcaaagcttgcagagggatttggaccagctagaaaaatgggctgaaaaatggcagatggagtttaacgcagacaagtgtgagatattgcactttggaaggacgaaCCAAAGTTGAACCTACAggttaaatggtaggactctgaagagtgcagttgaaccgagggatctgggaatacaggtacagaattccctaaaagtgacgtcacaggtggatagggtcgtaaagagtgcctttggtacattggcctttataaatcggagtatcgagtataaaagttggagtgttatggtaaggttatatctccacatcaaggttatataaggcattggtgaggccgaatttggagtattgtgtacagttttggtcacctagttacaggaaggatgtaaataaggttgaaagagtgcagagaaggttcacaaagatgttgccgggacttgagaagctgagttacagagagagattgaataggttgggactttattccctggagcgtagaagaatgaggggagatttgatagaggtgtataagattttgatgggtatcgatagagtgaatgcaagcaggctttttccgctgaggctcggggagaaaaaaaccagagggcacgggttaagggtgaggggggaaaagttgaaagggaatattagggggggcttcttcacgcagagagtggtgggagtgtggaatgagctgccggataaagtggtaagtgcggggtcacttttaacatttaagaaaaacttggacgggttgatggatgagaggggtgtggagggatatggtccaagtgcaggtcagtgggactaggcaaaaaatggttcggcacagacaagaagggccaaaaggcctgtttctgagctgtaattttctatggttctaagatggaactgagggcacaGTTGCtgaatttacagatgatacaaagatatgtggagGGACAGGAAGTTTTGTGGAAGCGGGGGGGCTggtggctgcagaaggacttggacaggcttggagagtgggcaaaggaGTGGGATGTTGAATACAATCTGGGAAAAATGTGAGATCGTgtatttggcagggagaacccgaggcgtggactattttctaaactttTCACCCTGAGGATTGGTGGGTGTCTGGACCTCGTTGCCTGAAAGGCCGGTGGAGACAGAGAGTCTCACAACAATTTCAGAAGTATTTCGATGTGCATTTGCGATGCCAAGGcgtcaagtgttggaaaatgagatgagaatagttaggtggtttgccctcgactggcacagactcgatgggccgaaggatctTCTCTGTGCTccaggtcaaaggtagggttctgaagactgtggaggaacagagagatcttggggtccatatccacagatctctaaaggttgccactcaagtggatagagctgtgaagaaggcctatagtgtgttggcttttattgagaacagagaccactccatctgacgaaggagcagtgctccgaaagcttatggtatttgctaccaaataaacctgttgggactttaacctggtgttgtgagacttcttactgtgttcaccccagttcaacgccggcatctccacatcatggcttttattaacagggggttggagtttaagagccgtggggttatgctgcaactgtacaggaccttggtgagaccacatttggaatattgtgtgcagttctggtcacctctctataagaaggatgtggaagcgctggaaagagtgcagaggagatttaccaggatgctgcctggtttggagggtaggtcttatgaggaaaggttgagggagctcgggctgttctctctggagcggaggaggcggaggggagacttaatagaggcttataaaatgatgaaggggatagatagagtgaacgttcaaagactatttcctcgggtggatggagctattctctctggagcggaggaggctgaggggagacttaatagaggcttataaaatgatgaaggggatagatagagcgaacgttcaaagactatttcctcgggtggatggagctattacaagggggcataactatggggttcgtggtgggagatacaggaaggatatcagaggtaggttctttacgcagagagtggttggggtgtggaatggactgcctgcagtgatagtggagtcagacactttaggaacattgaagcggttattggataggcacatggagcacaccaggatggtagggagtgggatagctcgatcttggtttcagataaagctcggcacaacatcgtgggccgaagggcctgttctgtgctgtactgttctatgttctagacttTTGTGATCCTTACGTAGAAACATAAGCAACAGGCACATGGGTTATTCCCAACTCGCTCAGTGGTTCCCCCTCTGTATAAGTCCTCAGTCTTGCTGAAGTCTCAGTTCGGGATAGGTGTTGGAGTCCAGTGTGAATTTTGTTGAACAGTTTCCCCTACCACGGATACAGCAGCGCCTCCATCGATCTCCATTAATATTGGACGCCCGTTCAGTCCTACGGATAATTTAATGGGTTCCGATTTGGTCATTGCTTTGCTAAGTAGTTGTTCCTCGGCGGAGGTAGGTGGAGCTTCCAGGGTTTGCGTTCTCCTGTACCCCGTATCCTTTCCCAAAATGTCGGTTTTGGAACTTTGTTTTCCTCTCTGACTCCGGATATTGGCAACAGTCGCAATATCTTTTTTCATCGGTgtttcacagaaatcacagaaaccctacagtgcagaaggaggccattcggcccatcgagtctgcaccgaccacaatcccacccaggccctacccccacatatttttacccgctaatccctctaacctacgcatctcaggattctaaggggcaatttttaacctggccaatcaacctaacccgcacatctttggactgtgggagggaaccggagcacccggaggaaacccacgcagacacgaggagaatgtgcaaactccacacagacagtgacccgagccgggaatcgaacccgggaccctggagctgtgaagcagcagtgctaacccactgtgctaccgtgccgcctatcttgccaggggtggggtgggggggtggtgggattctGCAGGGGCTACTATGTCGAGTCCTAATTCGGTCTTGTTTCGGAGCAGCTCAGCCGTCTGTTTGAAATCTCCGCAAAGGTGAGCCGAGCCGTCAGGCTTCAGAACAGGCACCACCGGGGTCGCCCATTCCGCAAACTGGACTGGCTTCATTATGCCTTCTCGCCCCAATCTTTAAATTTCCGCGTCCACCTTCTCTCCCTGAATGCGAATGGTACCCGCCGGGCCTTGCAAAATTTTGCCTCCGGAACGACATGCAATGTCGCTTTTGCTCCTTTCATTGTTGCTCGCCCTTCTGGACAGACCTCCGGGTATTTGAGCAGGACTTTCTGGCTGAAAGTTCCCTTGTATGTGAATCCTTCCTGAGGGCAGCTATATAGGTGCCTGCCCTACAGTGGAGGTCCCTTAACTCAGTTGCACTGGTGAGGGTGTCCACTTCCATCGGAATACCCTGTAACTCATGTGCTCCGCACCCCGCTTTTTCCAGGGACAAAGCCAGCTTAAATGCTTGTTTACAGTGGGGACCGGGGGGGGGCGAAGCATATTCTCgctgggaagctggctgctgagttctcggggcgccattgcgcaggtgccctgacCTCCCATGCACTGTATACGCACAGTGTACAGACCAGTGCAtccattaggcttacattaacactgcaatgaagttactgtgaaaatcctcggatggatggagctattacaagggggcataactatagggttcgtggtgggagatataggaaggatatcagaggtaggttctttacgcagagagtggttggggtgtggaatggactgcctgcagtgatagtggagtcagacactttaggaacatttaagcggttattggataggcacatggagcacaccaggatgatagggagtgggatagcttgatcttggtttcagataaagctcgccacaacatcgtgggccgaagggcctgttctgtgctgtactgttctatgttctatcccccaGTTGATAtatagtgtacaattctggtcgccacactaccagaaggatgtggaggctttggagagggtacagaaaagatttaccaggatgttgcctggtatggagggcattagctatgaggagaggttggagaaacttggtttgttctctctggaacgacggaggttgaggggagacttgatagaagtctacaagattatgagggggcatagagtggagagtcagaagcttttccccagggtggaagaatcagttactaagaacaaagaacaatacagcacaggaacaggcccttcggccctccaagcctgtgccgctccccggtccaaactagaccattcttttgtatccctccattcccactccgttcatgtggctatctcgataagtcttaaacgttcccagtgtgtccgcctccaccaccttgcccggcagcgcattccaggcccccaccaccctctgtgtaaaatacgtccttctgatatccgtgttaaacctcccccccttcaccttgaacctatgacccctcgtgaacgtcaccaccgacctggggaaaagcttcccaccgttcaccctatctatgcctttcataattttatacacctctattaggtcacccctcatcctccgtctttccagggagaacaaccccagtttacccaatctctcctcataactaagcccctccataccaggcaacatcctggtaaacctcctctgcactctctccaaagcctccacgtccttctggtcgtgtgacgaccagaactggcgACCAATTATaaggggtcacaggtttaaggtgcgaggggcaaggtttaaaggggatgtacgaggcagattattttcacacagagggtggtgggtgcctggaactcggggCAGGcactggaagcagatacgacagtgacgtttaaggggcgtctcgaCAAATGGGGGCGGCAccatggcacagcgggttagcgctgctgcctcacagcgccagggacccgggttcgattcccagccccgggtcactgtctgtgcggagtctgcaccttctccccgtgtctgcgtgggtttcctccgggtgctccggtttcctcccacagtctgaaagaccgtgctggttagggtgcattggccgcgctaaatcctccctcagtgtgacccgaacaggagccggagtgtgggcgattcggggaatctcacagtaacttcattgcggtgttaacgtcagcctaaacttgtgacgaataaataaatgtttatgaATCGATTTTTTTTACGTTTTAACACTGGACAACGTTGCAACATTTCTGCCCTTTGAGCTAATCTTCTGTCCTCCGAAAGTGAAACTGTTCACAGCTCAGAACAAACAACAAGCCTGAGCCAACATTAGCCGGGCTTTCCAGCTGCCCTCTGCTTCCACCCAGCTTTCGTCAGTTGAAGCAAAGTGAAAAGGCCCTAATGTTCTCCAAAGTTAGAAGGAATCTGTTTCTTCAACTCATCGGGGAGGCTTCAGTCTGATCCACGTCCAACCAATTCCAAAACAAtgcttaaagtttaattattagtgtcacaagtcggctcacattaacactgcaatgaagttactgtgaaaatccctcagtcaccGCACTGccgtttgggtaacactgagggggagaatttagcacggccaatgctccctaaccagcacggccgttcggactgtgggagggatccggagcacccagaggaagggtTGAATCACTGACAGTGATCTAAGCTGGGAGTTTAAcccgggagctgtgaggcagctaacccgctgagccaccgtgctgcactcTTCTCAATTCGTCCTGTCAAACAATGTAAACAGATCCTTTCAAAAAAACATCTGGGGCTCCGATTCTTTCGGCTGACACTCAACTTTCCTTGAGATCTGCCCGAGGGTTTTCAAAATATAAATCGAAAGAGAAAAGTTGGAGACAATACTTCTGCCAACTTCAGCGGCAGAGGCAACGGGACTGCCAAATGTTCTGCTTTGGAGCTCTGGAAATAATTATGTCCCAGTAATAAACGGCCTCTGAGTGCAGCACTGTAAAATCCACAATATAATACAGAAGGTTATACATACAATGACCCACGACTGTGTTCGACAGCAGACCTCCGTACTGACTGCAGAATCACAACTCACCAGTCTTTGTACCCACCACACACACCTCCTTCagaactgtgggagggtcagtgctgaggaagccccgcactgtgggagggtcggtgctgaggagccccgcactgtgggagggtcagtgctgagggagcgccgcactgtgggagggtcagtgctgagggagcgccgcactgtgggagggtcagtgctgagggagcgccgcactgtggggagggtcagtgctgagggagcgccgcactgtgggagggtcggtgctgagggagcgccgcactgtgggagggtcagtgctgagggagcgccgcactgtgggagggtcagtgctgagggagcgccgcactgtgggagggtcagtgctgagggagcgccgcactgtgggagggtcagtgctgaggaagcgccgcactgtgggagggtcagtgctgagagagcgccgcactgtgggagggtcagtgctgagggagcgccgcactgtgggagggtctgtgctgagggagaccCAGCCATATCTCTGCCATCCAATGCATTTTCCCGACAATATGTTGAATATTAGTCAATCTTTATTTGCAGTTTTCAAATTCAGACAAATCATTTAATTTCATAATCCTCTACAGTTAATCTCACGTAATCTCCATCAATGAAGTCCTTCATCCAATCTCTCCATTCCTGAAAGccggtttaaagttgatttatcagGATCACAAGtcgtgctaacttgtcccttagtgtccaaagatgtgcaggttaggaggattggccatgctaaattgtcccttcgtgtccaaagatgtgcaggttaggtggattggccatgctaaattgtcccttagtgtccaaagatgtgtaggttagggggattggccatgctaaattgtcctttagtgtccaaagatgtgtaggttaggtggattggccatgttaaattgtcccttagtgtccaaagatgtgcgggttaggtggattggccatgctaaattgtcccttagtgtccaaagatgtgtaggttaggtggattggccatgctaaattgtcccttagtgtccaaagatgtgtaggttaggtggattggccatgctaaattgccccttagtgtccaaagatgtgtaggttaggtggattggctatgctaaattgccccttagtgtccaaagatgtgcaggttaggtggattggccatactaaattgtcccttagtgtccaaagatgtgtaggttaggtggattggccatgctaaattgccccttagtgtccaaagatgtgtaggttaggtggattggctatgctaaattgccccttagtgtccaaagatgtgcaggttaggtggattggccatactaaattgtcccttagtgtccaaagacgtgcgggtaatggggattggccatgctaaattgtcccttagtgtccaaagatgtgcaggttaggtggattggccatgctaaattgtcccttagtgtccaaagatgtgtaggttagggtggattggccatgctaaattgccccttagtgtccaaagatgtgcaggttaggtggattggccatgctaaattgtcccttagtgtccaaagatgtgtaggttaggtggattggccatgctaaattgccccttagtgtccaaagatgtgcaggttaggtggattggccgtgctaaattgtcccttagtgtccaaagacgtgcaggttaggtggattggccgtgctaaattgtccctcgtgTTAAGGgaatagctggggtaaatgcatggggttatggggatagggtgggcttgcggtcggtgtcgactcgatgggctgaatggcctccttctgcactgttgggattcgatTATTtgcaggggtaggtttttcacgcagagagcggtgcgtgtctggaacgcgttgccagagggggtggtggaagcagacacattagcaacaattaggagacatctggatgggtccatggatagggagggaatcgagggatacgcactgagtaagggcagaggttTGATTTGTAGTTTAGTTGGGGTAAAATGATcggcatttgatttattatcgtcacgtgtatcgggatacagtgaaaagtattgtttcttgcgcgctacacaggcaaagcataccgttcatagagaaggaaaggagagggtgtagaatgtagtgttccagtcacagctcggggtgtagagaaagatcaacttcatgcgaggtaggtccattcaaaagcagcaggaagaagctgttcttgagtcggtcggtacgtgacctcagacttttgtatctttttcccgacggaagaaggtggaagagagaatgtccggggtgcgtggggggggtccttaattatgccggctgcttttcccccgaggcagcgggaagtgtagacggagtcgatggatgggaggctggtttgcgtgatgggattgggctacattcacgaccctttgtagttccttgcggtcttgggcagagcaggagcccagaccgagCTAGTATTAGAGGGACTGAGGGGCCTATTCCACGGAAGCAGATGGAGGGTTTTGCAGCGAGTTGTGGTGAGGTTCTGCCCGCAAGGGGATTTAAAGCAGGTTCAATTGGGAGACTCAGAACGGCGGATTGGAGTCCCCGTCGACAAGGAAGGATTGGCGAGTCTGCAGATTCATCAGCCGGGACCTCCGACCAACTGGGGCagccttgaagggccgaatggactcctcgaCGTCGGGGTTGGGACACGGCAGCTACTGCCGCAGCTCGGTGCGGAATCGCAGGTCCGAGCCCTTCATCCTCCGCGCATAGTCAGCCTCGAAGGCCTCATCCTGAGCCACGGTGAAGTGGTTCTTCCAATCGCCCACCTCGCctgcggggagagacagagagagctgtcagCGAGCGTGACCTGGGAGCCGGAGGCCTTCTCCCGCCTCGGGGACTTCCCCCAGGAAAGGGCCAGGCTCCAATCCCGGCCTAGTGCCAATATCCCACCCACACGCAGTGCTAAGATCCACACACAGGGATCAGGAAAGGGCCAGGCTCCAATCCCGGCCTAGTGCCAATatcccacccacacacagtgctgagacccagacaCAGGGATCAGGAAAGGGCCAGGCTCCAATCCCGGCCTAGTGCCAATatcccacccacacacagtgctgagacccagacaCAGGGATCAGGAAAGGGCCAGGCTCCAATCCCGGCCTAGTGCCAATATCCCACCCACAcgcagtgctgagacccagacaCAGGGATCAGGAAAGGGCCAGGCTCCAATCCCGGCCTAGTGCTGATATCCCACCCACACGCAGTGCTGAGATCCAGACACAGGGATCAGGAAAGTGGCAGGCTCCAATCCCGGCCTAGTGCCGATATCCCACCCACACGCAGTGCTGAGATCCAGACACAGGGATCAGGAAAGGGCCAGGCTCCAATCCGGGCCTAGTGCCAATATCCCATCTACACGTTGTGATGAGACCCAGACACAGGGATCAGGAAAGGGCCAGGCTCCAATCCCGGCCTAGTGCCAATATCCCATCTACACACAGTGCTAAGCCTTGAACACAGAGATCAGGAAAGGGCCAGGCTCCAATCCCGGCCTAGTGCCGATATCCCACCCTCCCCGACACCGAGCGACACGCCCTGGCCACAAACCGGAACGGACATCTCTCTGAAGAAGGTGAAGGCTCAGTTTAGCTTGCGAGTAGAATATTGAACAGGGTAGCccgggggaggggtgaggccggGCATTTGGGGAGCCCAATGTGTGTGCGGTCACCATTGGGGTCGATAGAAAACCTGCCCAAAATAAAGCGTGGTGTTGTGATAACTCCCTCAGGGACTGGCTTCCTCGGCCTTGTTGACACGGTGCCAGTTGCCCCCTCTGCAATTCGCACCCACTCGCCAGGGGCCCAAAGAtacaagacaaacccctcattccTGCCAACCCAGTGCCCAGAGACATGGTCATCAGTCCCACTCTCCGGCCCATCTCCCCACTCAGTCCAAAGCCACTGTGCCTACACGCACTCCAACCGCTCACTCAACCgatcctctcctccctccccttcgAGGTCAACTGATTCTCCCCATCTAGTCAACGCACGCAGTCcgtcccaccacccccgccccactaGACAAGCTTGCCCGACACCTCCcgcccctccacccaccaccacacCGTTCCCACCTGTTCCTCGCACATCATAGACTTGTCTAACACCACAAACCCCTCAATATGTCTGAGCAAGCCCcccgtacctaaccccgtgctgtacctgtcctgggagtgtttgatgggggacagtgtagagggagctttactctgtatctaaccccgtgctgtacctgtcctgggagtgtttgatgggggatagtgtcgagggagctttactctgtatctaaccccgtgctgtacctgtcctgggagtgtttgatggggacagtgtagagggagctttactctgtacctaacgccgtgctgtacctgtcctgggagtgtttgatggggacagtgtagagggagcttcactctgtacctaaccccgtgctgtacctgtcctgggagtgtttgatgggggacagtgcagagggagctttactctgtatctaaccccgtgctgtacctgtcctgggagtgtttgatggggagagtgtagagggagctttactctgtatctaaccctgtgctgtacctgtcctgggagtgtttgatggggacagtgtagagggagctttactctgtatctaaccccatgctgtacctgtcctgggagtgtttgatggggacagtgtagagggagctttactctgtatctaacgccatgctgtacctgtcctgggagtgtttgatggagacagtgtagagggagctttactctgtatctaaccccgtgctgtacctgtcctgggagtgtttgatgggggacagtgtagagggagctttactctgtatctaaccccatgctgtacctgtcctgggagtgtttgatgggggacagtggagagggagctttactctgtatctaaccccgtgctgtacctgtccggggagtgtttgatgggggacagtgtagagggagctttactctgtatctaaccccgtgctgtacctgtcctgggagtgtttgatggggacagtggagagggagctttactgtgtatctaaccccgtgctgtacctgtcctgggagtgtttgatggggacagtgtagagggagctttactctgtatctaaccccatgctgtaccagtcctgggggtgtttgatgggggacagtgtagagggagctttactctgtatctaaccccgtgctgtacctgtcctgggagtgtttgatgggggacagtgcagagggagctttactctgtatctaaccccgtgctgtacctgtcctgggagtgtttgatggggacagtgtagagggagctttactctgtatctaaccccgtgctgtacctgtcctgggagtgtttgatgggggacagtgtagagggagctttactctgtatctaaccccgtgctgtacctgtcctgggagtgtttgatgggggacagtgtcgagggagctttactctgtatctaaccccgtgctgtacctgtcctgggagtgtttgatggggacagtgtagagggagctttactctgtatctaaccccgtgcggtacctgtcctgggagtgtttgatgggggacagtgtagagggagctttactctgtatctaaccccgtgctgtacctgtcctgggagtgtttgatcgggcagtgtagagggtgctttactctgtatctaaccccgtgctgtacctgccctgggagtgtttgatggggacagtgtagcgggagctttactctgtatctaaccccgtgctgtacctgtcctgggagtgtttgatgggggacagtgtagagggagctttactctgtatctaaccccgtgctgtacctgtcctgggagtgtttgatgggggacagtgtacagggagcttaactctgtatctaaccccgtgctgtacctgtcctggaagtgtttgatgggggacactgtagagggagctttactctgtatctaaccccgtgctgtacctgtcctgggagtgtttgatgggggacagtgtcgagggagctttactctgtatctaaccccgtgctgtccctgtcctgggagtgtttgatgggggacagtgtagagggagc
This window harbors:
- the LOC144487466 gene encoding uncharacterized protein LOC144487466, giving the protein MVLDSSIDSSDAPRRKTAPTSSEDKHGTRWTEYPSSSSTSPERRSYDISSGAFNMSLMKTNISPRPSPHPHFLPSNNLKQTIVRSKLPSLQENSDHDTTQPCHSNLCKTCRIIETDAIISRENTIHQVHGTYSCNSANVVYLIRCRKGCPEAWYIGETMQTLRQRMNEHRSTITRQDCSLPVGEHFSGHGHSASDLRLAWTCRVSLAVLSGDNTHLFNLS